From one Gadus morhua chromosome 8, gadMor3.0, whole genome shotgun sequence genomic stretch:
- the rapgef4a gene encoding rap guanine nucleotide exchange factor 4 isoform X2, with protein MAGLLAPPYGAMESGSNNDRLADKDGMNSDSVGLLNKPYNKVPSEKLQRAGKVLRNAILSRAPHMIRDRKYHLKTYRQCCVGTELVDWLVQQSACVHTRSHAVGMWQTLLEEGVLNHVDQELGFQDKYLFYRFLDDEDEDTPLPSEEEKRESEEELPETILFLAQIGPDALLRMILRKSPGQRSGDDLEIIYDELLHIKALAQVSNTVKRELASVLIFESHAKAGTVLFNQGEEGTSWYIIQKGSVNVVIYGKGVVCTLHEGDDFGKLALVTDSPRAASIVLREDHCHFLRVDKEDFNRILRDVEANTVRLKEHEQPVLVLEKSPRASTMGSIKYTVISGTPEKILEHFLETMRMDTHHSEPDPAVDDFVLMQCVFMPNSQLCPLLLAHYHGAAPPGSEQERVEYTVAIKRKVLTLALRWASTHSYLLQEEPAALAFLEELYGSVTNDSRMLRALKDFVVDVEKVVKLHSEEAKSSKKKSLIRQFSHGEERLQKKQPIRNQDDILLKVFCSDHTYSTIRVAVAATGREVISAVADKLGTNDELLLVHLSSSGEKLILKPNDVSVFSTVGINGRLFSCPREQLNALTPLPDQEGPTAGSMSSFELMSSKDLAYQMTLYDWELFSCVHEHELLYHTFGRTNFRRTTANLDLFLRRFNQVQLWVVTEVCLCGTLSKRVQLLKKFIKIAAHCREFRNLNSFFAIIMGMSNPAVSRLSQTWEKLPSKFKKFYAEFESMMDPSRNHRAYRLTVTKLEPPIIPFMPLLLKDMTFTHEGNKTLIDGMVNFEKMRIIANTIRQVRHCRSQPFNPEICQPNKNHAEVRGYVRKLCVVDNQRALTQLSYRLEPRRT; from the exons ATGGCTGGATTACTGGCTCCTCCTTACGGTGCCATGGAGAGTGGATCCAACAATGACC GACTTGCAGACAAAGACGGCATGAATTCAGACTCAGTTGGCCTTCTGAACAAGCCATACAACAag GTTCCCTCAGAGAAGCTGCAGAGGGCAGGGAAGGTCCTTCGCAACGCCATCCTGTCCAGAGCCCCCCACATGATCCGGGACCGCAAGTACCACCTCAAGACCTACAG ACAGTGTTGTGTGGGGACAGAGCTGGTGGACTGGCTGGTGCAGCAGAGTGCCTGTGTCCACACGCGCTCCCATGCAGTGGGCATGTGGCAGACCCTGCTGGAGGAAGGGGTGCTCAACCACG TGGACCAGGAGCTGGGCTTCCAGGACAAATACCTGTTCTACCGTTTCCTTGACGACGAGGATGAGGATACGCCGCTGCCtagtgaggaggagaagagggagagtgaggaagagctGCCGGAGAccatcctcttcctcgcccAGATCGGCCCTGATGCTCTGCTGCGGATGATCCTCCGCAAATC GCCAGGCCAGAGGAGCGGGGATGATCTGGAGATCATCTATGATGAGCTGCTGCACATCAAGGCCTTGGCTCAAGTCTCCAACACT GTAAAGAGAGAGCTGGCCAGTGTCCTGATCTTTGAGTCGCACGCCAAAGCAGGGACCGTGT TGTTCAAtcaaggagaggagggcacgTCGTGGTACATCATCCAGAAGGGCTCCGTCAACGTGGTGATCTACggcaag ggcGTGGTGTGCACGCTCCACGAGGGCGATGACTTCGGGAAGCTGGCGCTGGTGACGGACTCGCCGCGCGCCGCGTCCATCGTGCTGCGGGAGGACCACTGCCACTTCCTGCGCGTGGACAAGGAGGACTTCAACAGGATACTCAGG gatgtAGAAGCGAATACAGTGCGTCTTAAAGAACATGAGCAGCCTGTGTTGGTGCTGGAGAAGAGTCCTCGAGCCTCGACCATGGGAAGCATCAa GTATACTGTGATATCAGGGACGCCAGAGAAGATTCTGGAACACTTTCTGGAGACCATGAGGATGGACACGCATCACAGTGAACCAG ACCCAGCGGTGGACGACTTTGTCCTCATGCAATGTGTCTTCATGCCCAACAGCCAGCTTTGTCCTCTTCTTCTGGCTCA CTATCACGGCGCGGCCCCGCCGGGCTCGGAGCAGGAGCGCGTGGAGTACACGGTGGCCATCAAGAGGAAGGTGCTGACCCTGGCCCTGCGTTGGGCCAGCACACACAGCTACCTGCTGCAGGAGGAGCCCGCCGCACTCGCCTTCCTGGAG gaGCTGTACGGAAGTGTGACCAATGACTCCAGGATGCTCAGAGCGCTGAAGGACTTTGTTGTGGACGTGGAGAAAGTCGTCAAACTGCa TTCTGAAGAAGCCAAATCGTCCAAGAAG AAAAGCCTCATCCGACAGTTCAGCCACGGAGAGGAGAGACTTCAAAAGAAGCAACCTATTAGGAACCAGGACGACA tTCTGCTGAAGGTGTTCTGCAGTGACCACACCTACAGCACCATCCGTGTTGCCGTGGCAGCCACAGGCAGGGAGGTGATCAGCGCAGTAGCCGACAAGCTGGGCACCAACGACGAGCTCCTATTGGTCCACCTCAGCTCTTCTGGGG AGAAACTGATCCTGAAGCCCAATGACGTGTCCGTGTTCTCCACGGTGGGAATCAACGGCCGCTTGTTTTCCTGTCCCAGAGAGCAGCTCAACGCACTG ACCCCCCTCCCTGACCAGGAGGGTCCTACTGCTGGGTCCATGTCCAGCTTTGAGCTGATGAGCTCCAAGGACCTGGCCTACCAGATGACCCTCTACGACTGGGAGCTCTTCAGCTGTGTGCATGAG CACGAGTTGCTGTACCACACGTTCGGCCGCACCAACTTCCGCCGCACCACGGCCAACCTGGACCTGTTCCTGCGGCGCTTCAACCAGGTGCAGCTGTGGGTGGTCACCGAGGTCTGCCTGTGTGGGACGCTCAGCAAGAGGGTGCAGCTGCTCAAGAAGTTCATCAAGATCGCAGCGCA ctgccgAGAGTTCAGGAACCTGAACTCGTTCTTTGCGATCATTATGGGGATGAGCAACCCTGCAGTGAGCAGGCTGAGCCAGACCTGGGAG AAACTCCCCAGCAAGTTCAAAAAGTTCTACGCTGAGTTTGAAAGCATGATG GATCCATCCAGGAACCACCGGGCCTACCGGCTCACTGTCACCAAGCTGGAGCCGCCAATCATCCCCTTTATGCCCCTCCTCCTTAAAG ATATGACCTTCACACACGAGGGCAACAAGACGCTCATTGACGGCATGGTCAACTTTGAGAAGATG CGTATCATCGCCAACACCATTCGCCAAGTGAGACACTGCAGGAGCCAGCCGTTCA ACCCGGAGATCTGCCAGCCCAACAAGAACCACGCCGAGGTGCGTGGCTACGTCCGCAAGCTGTGCGTGGTGGACAACCAACGGGCCCTGACGCAGCTCTCCTATAGGCTGGAGCCCCGCAGGACGTGA
- the LOC115549049 gene encoding mitogen-activated protein kinase kinase kinase 20 — translation MSSLGSSFVQIKHEDLSFHENCGGGSFGSVYRAHWLSQDKEVAVKKLLKIEKEAEILSVLSHKNIIQFYGAVLESPNYGIVTEYASGGSLYEYLSSEQSEEMDMKQIMTWAIQMAKGMHYLHAEAPVKVIHRDLKSRNVVMTADRVLKICDFGASKFLSHTTHMTVVGTFPWMAPEVIQSLPVSETCDTYSYGVVLWEMLTREVPFKGFEGLQVAWLVVEKQERLTIPTSCPASFAELMRKCWQADPKERPLFKQVLMMLETMANDSRLPEQCNSFLHNKDQWRCEIESTLERLRKLERELFSKEKELEERERRLRLWEERLMERSNMSPSPNSLLLERNTITPFFTPMSIGSSGSFFRSHSQESNSAGLTSAGLSSAGLSSAGLSSTGLGSTGLSSCILRTLSNGDTERGSAGGSSGGLGSLDGGRLQAMLRGFQGGFGQDEDDDGEEDEEEDEEEDERGPLEEISRGGQQGGGPGEPGGARVQVTVRSFPGGTVEREERSWGDADRGGVQRNRVTTIVRGYSGGSQHGDGDGEPEGRWELERRGSRSEERGGMGEAGSEGRIQTMFKGMGANLGGFGEMLSLDLDDMGGEMGDMDMGDMGVIKVVGHGLRSQRRSDRGLVVQGVRGDRSQAVSQKTRGEVGVTRGHSGVQVSMRSSSNQNSSSSCRVRHGTKINMATTAMDMMELGWSDDSD, via the exons ATGTCGTCCCTGGGCTCGTCGTTTGTGCAGATAAAGCATGAGGACCTAAGCTTCCACGAGAACTGCGGCGGGGGCAGCTTCGGCAGCGTATACCGGGCCCACTGGCTCTCTCAGGACAAGGAGGTGGCCGTCAAGAAGCTGCTGAAGATCGAGAAAGAG gCCGAGATCCTGAGTGTTCTGAGTCACAAGAACATCATTCAGTTTTATGGAGCCGTGCTGGAATCTCCAAACTATGGCATCGTCACAG AATATGCCAGTGGAGGGTCCCTGTATGAGTACCTGTCCAGCGAGCAGAGCGAGGAGATGGACATGAAGCAGATCATGACCTGGGCCATACAGATGGCTAAAG GCATGCACTATCTCCACGCTGAAGCGCCCGTGAAAGTTATTCACAGAGACCTCAAGTCACGCAATG TGGTCATGACAGCAGATAGGGTATTAAAG ATCTGTGACTTCGGGGCGTCTAAGTTCCTGTCCCACACCACCCACATGACGGTGGTGGGGACATTCCCCTGGATGGCCCCCGAGGTCATCCAGAGCCTCCCCGTCTCCGAGACCTGCGACACCTACTCCTACGGGGTG GTGCTCTGGGAGATGCTGACTCGTGAAGTCCCCTTCAAAGGCTTCGAAGGCCTGCAAGTCGCATGGCTGGTAGTGGAGAAACAAGAG cgtCTGACCATCCCGACCAGCTGCCCAGCGAGCTTTGCCGAGCTGATGAGAAAGTGTTGGCAGGCAGATCCAAAG GAGCGACCCCTGTTCAAACAGGTGTTGATGATGCTAGAGACCATGGCTAACGACAGCCGGCTACCAGAGCAGTGTAACTCCTTTCTACATAACAAGGATCAGTGGAG GTGTGAGATCGAGTCCACTCTGGAGCGTCTGCGTAAGCTGGAGCGGGAGCTGTTCTCCaaggagaaggagctggaggagcgggAGAGGAGGCTGAGGCTGTGGGAGGAGCGGCTGATGGAGAGGTCCAACATGTCGCCCAGCCCCAACTCCCTGCTGCTGGAGCGCAACACCATCACCCCG TTCTTCACGCCGATGTCCATCGGCTCTTCCGGCTCGTTCTTCCGCTCCCACTCCCAGGAGTCCAACAGCGCAGGTCTGACCAGTGCTGGTTTAAGTAGCGCTGGTCTGAGCAGTGCTGGTCTGAGCAGCACCGGACTGGGCAGTACTGGTCTGAGCAGCTGCATCCTGCGTACCCTTAGCAACGGGGACACGGAGCGGGGGAGCGCTGGGGGCAGCAGCGGGGGGCTGGGCTCCCTGGACGGGGGCCGGCTGCAGGCCATGCTCAGGGGCTTCCAGGGGGGCTTCGGACAGGACGAAGACGACgatggggaggaggacgaggaggaggacgaggaggaggacgagcgtGGCCCGCTGGAGGAGATCAGCAGGGGGGGTCAACAGGGCGGGGGCCCCGGGGAGCCGGGGGGGGCCAGGGTGCAGGTGACGGTGCGCAGCTTCCCGGGCGGgacggtggagagggaggagaggagctggggggACGCGGACCGGGGCGGGGTGCAGAGGAACAGGGTGACCACCATCGTCAGGGGGTACTCGGGGGGCTCCCAGCACGGGGACGGCGACGGCGAGCCGGAGGGCCGCTGGGAGCTGGAGCGGCGGGGGTCCAGGtcggaggagcgggggggcatGGGGGAGGCGGGGTCCGAGGGGAGGATCCAGACCATGTTCAAGGGGATGGGCGCCAACCTGGGGGGCTTTGGGGAGATGCTGTCGCTGGACCTGGACGACATGGGCGGCGAGATGGGCGACATGGACATGGGCGACATGGGCGTGATTAAGGTGGTGGGTCACGGGctgaggagccagaggaggagcgaCAGGGGGCTCGTGGTGCAGGGCGTCAGGGGGGACCGCAGCCAGGCCGTCAGCCAGAAGaccaggggggaggtgggggtcacGCGGGGCCACTCCGGGGTGCAGGTGAGCATGCGCTCCTCGTCCAATCAGAACTCTTCGAGTAGCTGCAGGGTGCGGCACGGAACCAAGATCAACATGGCCACCACCGCCATGGACATGATGGAGCTGGGATGGTCTGATGACAGTGACTAG